ATCGTCGCGCTTCTCCCCATCAGTCCCGAAGAACACCTCGGGGTACTCCAGCTCCCAGTGGAAGAAGTCCTCGTCGTCGGCCATCGCCTGCGCCGACGCAAACCAATCCTCCCCCTGCACCTCAGCCCACTCCTCGGCGTCCTCGATCGCTCCGGCCATCTCCTCGTACACACCCTCGGGCACATCCAACCCGAACTGCTCAGCAGTGTGGACGTTCGCCAACTCGAATAAGCGCCCGTACAACGGATCCGAGCGAATCTCGTCGTACGTCTCCTCCATCGACTTGATGTCCGCGAGCGTCTCGTTGTCGATGGCGAGCAGCTCCGACATCAGCTCCATCACGTGCTCGAGCGTGTCGCGGCGAGCCTTCGCGAACACTTGCGTGAGCGTCAACTGTCCGCCTTCCTGGGCGCTATCATCTGACAGCACCTCGGTGATGTCCGACCCCACCAACGAGTTCCCATCCTTCAGGTGGTGGTCGAGGAACGCGAGCGGTTGGTCAGTCGCAAGCGTCTCTAGCCACATCGACAGCTTCGCGAGCTCGACGGCCATCCCGTTGATGTCGACGCCGTAGATACACTCGCGGGCGATGATCCGCCGGATGTCCTGTTCGTCGTAGCTTTGAATCTCCTGCTGGCGGATGACCTCCATCACCTGCTCGGTCAGATACCCAGTTGCCTTCGTGAGGAAGTGCCCCGAGCCCATCGCCGGATCGAGCACGGTCAACTCGCGGATCTGCTCCAAGAACGGCGCGATGTACCCCTTGTCGCCAGGCTCCAACCCTTCCTCTTCGCGGATGTCCGCTTTGATCTCCTCGACCAGCGGGTCGATCGTCTCCTCGACGATGTAGGCGACGACGTAGTCCGGCGTGTAGTATGCGCCGGTGGCCTTGCGCTCGCCGTCGTCGTTCACCACGTACAACTCCCCCGCCTCGACCGTCTCGACGGCGTCGGCGACGCTCACCTCCGTCGCGGGCTTCCACACCTGCCCGCCGTCCTCCGAGACTGCGGCGTACTGCTCGGATGCGATACGGAACTCGTGTTCGAGCAGGCCCTCGTAGATCGTCCCGAGGTGACGCGTGTCCAGGTCGGCGTAGTCGGCGAGCACGTAGCCGTCGCCGTCGTCGGCCGTCGTCGTCCCGAGCCGATAGACGACCTCGGCGACGTAGCGGTCGGCGACCTCGTTGTTCGCGAGGAACGCGTGCTCGTCGTCGTCGAAGAGGCCGCCGTTGTACGGCGGGATGCCCAGCGACTCCTCGCCGGAGTCGATGAGCCCGAACAGGTCCTGGAGGCGCCCCCACATCGACGTCGAGTACTCGCTGTATTCGTCGAAGGAATCGCCCGCGTCAATGTCCTCGTGGATCTCTTGGCGCAGCTCGTCGAGGCTGAAGTTCTCGTTGAACTCGGCTTCGCGAGCGGGCTCGTCCGGGCTGATGAGGTGCCGCGATTCGGCATAGAGGACGAACATCAGCCGGTACAGGAGGACGAGCGACTGCTCTTTCAGCTCCTCGCGAGCCTCCTCGTCGTCGGGATCTATCGCGAGGTCGTTGGTCTCGACGAAGCCCTCGCCGAGGATGCGCAGCGCGGTGAAGACGTTGTCCTGCAGGTCCTCGCCGAGTTCCTGTGCGGCCGTCTCCGATTCGTTCCAGACGGTTTCGAGGAACGTCGTGCCCGCCGTCTCGCGGAACGCGGCCGGCCGGAAGAACGCGTAGAAGTACTTGAACTGTTCGAGGTCGCCGGATTCGAGGAGTTCGGGCAGGTTGACCTCGTAGTAGGTCTCGGTGGCGTAGTCTTTGGTGCCGTAGAGGCGCCACGTCCTGCCGTCCGTGAGGATGCCCCACTCCAGCCGCTCGGGCGTGTGTTCGAGGTAGTACTTGATCTGGTGGGAGGCGTCGCGATACGATCGCGTCTCGGCGAACCGTTGGGTGAAGTCGGCGTCCCACTGCTTGGCTTCGAGCACTGCGGAGGCCAGCGAGTACATCGCGTCGCGGTCGCCGTCGCGCTTGCGGCTGCTGGCGTCGCGGCGTTTCTCGTCGGACTCGAACAGGAGGCGATCGTTGTACCCCTCGCTGTCCGGGAGGGTCGTCTCCGAGAGTGACCCGAAGCCGAGGACGTCCAGCACCTCGTCGATCCACGAGTCGAGCAGCTCGTCCTCCTTGTAGGAGGCGACGAGCTCGCCCTCCAGTTCCCACAGGTGTTGGAGTTCCTCGAAGGCGGCCCCGGCCGCCTCGTCGCAGTCCCACGCGTCGAGGTCGTCGACGCGCTCGTCGAGATAGTAGCCGGAGAAGAGGTTCGAATTACGGTAAGGCGCGGACCCGAGCGTCGCCTGACTCATGTGCTATCCACCGAGGGAGTCCGCGTCGGCAAGAATCTACGGGTGTCACACCGCTCGCATCCGCGCCCTTTTTAGCGCTCTGCACACCATCCCCACCAACATGAGCGCCCCCTGGGAGGAGTGGGATCACGTCCTGAAGATCGACCCGGACAAGGAACTGTACGGCGACGAGACGTTCGCGGACGCCTGCGAGACCGGCACGGACGCCATCGAGATCGGCGGCACGCTGGACGTGACCTCCGAGAAGGCCACCCGCGTCATCGAGGCGTGCAAGGAGCACAACGTCCCGCTGTACCAGGAGCCGTCGAACCCGGCGGTCGTCGTCGACGACGAGGCGCTCGACGGCTACCTCATCCCGACCGTCTTCAACGCCGACGACCCGTTCTGGATCACCGGCGCCCACAAGGAGTGGGTGCGCATCGCCGACGACCTCGACTGGGACCGCACCCACACCGAGGCGTACATCGTGCTCAACCCCGACGCCTCCGCCGCCGAGCTCACCGGCGCCGACTGCGACCTCACCCCCGAGGAGGTCGGCGCGTACGCCCGCGTCGCCGAGAAGATGTTCGGCCAGGACATCGTCTACGTCGAGTACTCGGGCACCCTGGGCGACCGCGAGACCGTGAAGGCCGCCCACGACGCGCTCGATGACTCGACCCTCTTCTACGGCGGCGGCATCCACGACTACGACGACGCCCACGCGATGGGCAAAGTGGCCGACACCGTCGTCGTCGGCGACCTGCTCCACGACGAAGGCGCCGACGCCGTCCGCGAGACCGTCGAGGGCGTCACGGACGCCCACGCCGAGCTCGCCGACGCCTGAGTCTCGCCCGCCCCGTCCCGCCTCCCCTCCGTTTCCCCGCCCCGGATCCCCCTCCGACGCCGGTTTTCACGCCTCGTGGTCGCCGTCGCCGCCGACCCGGGGGAACCGCAGCGTGACGACGCTCCCGCCACCCTCGCGGTCGTCGACGGACGTGGCGCCGTCGACGGCGTCGACGATCCAGTGGACCACCCACAGGCCCATGCCGGAGCTGGACTCCAGGGCGTCCTCGCCGCCCTCCTCGAGCACGGTCCGCTCGCGCTCGGGGAACCCCGGGCCGTCGTCGGCGACCGACACCTCGACGACTCCGCCGCCCTCGTCGCCAGCGTGCGCGCCACCGGCACTGCCGTGGGCGCCGGCACCCCCGCCATCGCCGTGCTCGGCCGCGAGCGTGTCGTCGGGGCGGATCCGCACGACGACCTCGACGGTCGGGTCCGACGCGTCGTTGTGCTCGACGGCGTTCTCGACGACGTTGTGGATCGCCGACTCCAACAGGTCGTGGCCCGGCACGATCGCCCGCCCGGGATCGGCGTCGGTCCGGAACGACACCGTCGCCTCCGGGTAGTCGCGACCGATCGCGGCGACGACGCGCTCGGCGACGAGCGCGAGGTCGGTCGTCTCATCGACGTGCTCGTCGCCCAGCACCGCGTCCTCCGCGAGGCGGGCGTGGTCGCTCAGCCGCTCGATGCGCTCGGCGCGCGCCTCGA
This genomic stretch from Halobaculum roseum harbors:
- a CDS encoding Eco57I restriction-modification methylase domain-containing protein — its product is MSQATLGSAPYRNSNLFSGYYLDERVDDLDAWDCDEAAGAAFEELQHLWELEGELVASYKEDELLDSWIDEVLDVLGFGSLSETTLPDSEGYNDRLLFESDEKRRDASSRKRDGDRDAMYSLASAVLEAKQWDADFTQRFAETRSYRDASHQIKYYLEHTPERLEWGILTDGRTWRLYGTKDYATETYYEVNLPELLESGDLEQFKYFYAFFRPAAFRETAGTTFLETVWNESETAAQELGEDLQDNVFTALRILGEGFVETNDLAIDPDDEEAREELKEQSLVLLYRLMFVLYAESRHLISPDEPAREAEFNENFSLDELRQEIHEDIDAGDSFDEYSEYSTSMWGRLQDLFGLIDSGEESLGIPPYNGGLFDDDEHAFLANNEVADRYVAEVVYRLGTTTADDGDGYVLADYADLDTRHLGTIYEGLLEHEFRIASEQYAAVSEDGGQVWKPATEVSVADAVETVEAGELYVVNDDGERKATGAYYTPDYVVAYIVEETIDPLVEEIKADIREEEGLEPGDKGYIAPFLEQIRELTVLDPAMGSGHFLTKATGYLTEQVMEVIRQQEIQSYDEQDIRRIIARECIYGVDINGMAVELAKLSMWLETLATDQPLAFLDHHLKDGNSLVGSDITEVLSDDSAQEGGQLTLTQVFAKARRDTLEHVMELMSELLAIDNETLADIKSMEETYDEIRSDPLYGRLFELANVHTAEQFGLDVPEGVYEEMAGAIEDAEEWAEVQGEDWFASAQAMADDEDFFHWELEYPEVFFGTDGEKRDDGGFDAVVGNPPYVRIQELRTSVPEQAEYLSQYRSSTRNFDLYANFTEKGYTLLSSHGYLGYIEPHKFFQNDFGEGLREFLAEREAIEQILSFGHRQVFRNASVYTCVLVLSKSGQQGHKYAEIDPQELATGTTPNYRRIDPELDGDPWVFKSPEVLRVLKKIDEKALSLADATKKIYQGVITSADNTYLVNQIEDRGETTLIENGHGEKAVVESSLVYPFLKGQDVKRYEPLDPPQSVILPYHSGSTGLEFISEDTLESDYPNTHDYLKSHESDLRSRDSGSMDTERWYDFTRAQNMPEFLNQKLVTPEISYGGNFTYDDVGVFHKSKVYGIVAEEGIHEKFLLTILNSKLLWFYLRSTGYVLRGGYFTFKTDYLEPFCLPNVNHAKNTEVPKQDQPETVNAEAQTESDSAFNQLCSLANSQLESQRALKSLNLKIQDHLGSYSDGPKLADVGFTQPPEDAAESILQETTEQKPNLRVGHAEVIRRADTTVEIQLTARYKPDDEDAHETDQWGYTETDPLPALRITDLTETEADLIEAFVPVAVDEAGGFAGFRETATKTNSLVDRLRALTLPAVDDVRDGLESYLETKARAEELEEQIERTDDLIDEIVYELYGLTDEEIEIVEEAVGE
- a CDS encoding phosphoglycerol geranylgeranyltransferase: MSAPWEEWDHVLKIDPDKELYGDETFADACETGTDAIEIGGTLDVTSEKATRVIEACKEHNVPLYQEPSNPAVVVDDEALDGYLIPTVFNADDPFWITGAHKEWVRIADDLDWDRTHTEAYIVLNPDASAAELTGADCDLTPEEVGAYARVAEKMFGQDIVYVEYSGTLGDRETVKAAHDALDDSTLFYGGGIHDYDDAHAMGKVADTVVVGDLLHDEGADAVRETVEGVTDAHAELADA